A genomic segment from Thermostichus lividus PCC 6715 encodes:
- a CDS encoding TatD family hydrolase encodes MLVDTHVHLNFANFAADLETVAQRWREAGVVRLVHSCVEPTEFTDIQALTVKFPELFMAVGLHPLDTDQWHPDLASTIASLAASDPKVVAIGETGLDFYKANNQSQQEEAFWAQLAVAHSLSLPVIIHCREAAAATRNVLQQFQRQYGSLQGVMHCWGGTPEETEWFLELGLYISFSGTVTFKNAKQIQAAAQMVPGDRLLIETDCPFLAPVPKRGEKRNEPSYVRFVASAIAALRQCDVAELGVQTTINACRLFRLPPPEMLETQAGRVDP; translated from the coding sequence ATGCTGGTGGATACCCACGTCCATCTGAATTTTGCTAATTTTGCTGCCGACTTAGAGACTGTAGCTCAGCGGTGGCGGGAAGCAGGGGTCGTCAGGTTGGTACATTCCTGTGTTGAACCAACGGAGTTTACCGACATTCAAGCCCTAACGGTAAAATTTCCAGAACTCTTTATGGCCGTGGGTTTGCATCCCCTAGATACAGATCAGTGGCATCCTGATCTGGCTAGTACTATTGCCTCCCTTGCTGCCAGTGATCCCAAGGTTGTTGCCATTGGTGAGACTGGCTTAGACTTTTATAAAGCGAACAATCAGTCTCAGCAAGAGGAAGCGTTTTGGGCGCAGTTGGCAGTGGCTCATTCCCTTAGTTTGCCTGTCATTATTCATTGCCGTGAGGCGGCGGCAGCAACCCGGAATGTGTTGCAGCAGTTTCAACGTCAGTACGGATCACTACAAGGGGTCATGCACTGCTGGGGCGGCACACCAGAGGAAACGGAATGGTTCTTAGAGCTAGGGCTATACATTAGCTTTAGTGGCACGGTAACCTTCAAAAATGCTAAGCAAATTCAGGCGGCGGCGCAAATGGTTCCGGGCGATCGCCTCCTCATTGAAACTGATTGTCCATTCCTTGCGCCTGTCCCCAAGCGGGGGGAAAAGCGTAATGAACCCAGTTATGTTCGCTTTGTGGCCTCAGCGATTGCAGCACTTCGTCAGTGTGATGTAGCTGAGCTAGGGGTACAAACAACAATCAATGCCTGCCGCCTTTTTCGCCTGCCGCCACCAGAAATGCTAGAGACTCAGGCCGGGCGTGTTGACCCTTAG